The Vespa velutina chromosome 4, iVesVel2.1, whole genome shotgun sequence genome has a window encoding:
- the LOC124948687 gene encoding protein CWC15 homolog B, which translates to MTTAARPTFDPARGGQGRGEKDLSAISKQYSSRDLPSHTKLKYREHGQGTIEELRSRDFRKELEERDREKDKSSSRRMIEPAREPAPTNAKRQKMDQVPAASLDADDPLDEDESESESEEDDTAALVAELQRIKKERAAEQAKKEMEKKQEEERIRMENILSGNPLLNYSSQSGRTDMKVRRRWDDDVVFKNCARSEPKKKHDVFINDSLRSEFHRKFMEKYVK; encoded by the exons atgacAACGGCTGCAAGGCCAACGTTCGATCCGGCAAGAGGTGGCCAGGGTAGAGGTGAAAAAGATTTAAGCGCAATATCGAAACAATACAGCAGCAGAGATTTGCCATCGCACACGAAATTAAAATACAg AGAACATGGACAAGGTACGATCGAAGAACTTCGTAGTCGTGATTTTCGTAAAGAATTGGAAGAACGtgatagagaaaaggataaaagttCTAGTCGACGTATGATCGAACCTGCCAGAGAGCCTGCTCCGACTAATgcgaaaagacaaaaaatggATCAAGTTCCAGCAGCTAGCTTAGATGCAGACGATCCCCTCGACGAGGATGAATCTGAGTCTGAGAGCGAAGAAGACGATACCGCAGCTCTTGTAGCTGAATTACAAAGGATCAAGAAGGAGAGGGCAGCCGAGCAggcaaaaaaa gaaatggaaaagaagcaagaagaagaaagaatacgaatggaaaatattctttctggAAATCCTTTACTCAATTATTCCTCCCAAAGCGGTAGAACGGACATGAAAGTTAGGAGAAGATGGGACGACGAcgttgtttttaaaaattgcgCGCGATCCgaaccaaaaaagaaacatgatgtatttattaacgatTCTTTAAGAAGTGAATTCCATCGTAAATTTATGGAAAAATATGTTAAGTAG